Proteins encoded within one genomic window of Anopheles gambiae chromosome 3, idAnoGambNW_F1_1, whole genome shotgun sequence:
- the LOC1275488 gene encoding dyslexia-associated protein KIAA0319-like protein — MHRMRWWCWCRELRRATDLSSKQVAIMGGGGGWSIRDWLCCAVCLLTVVSIPRADCGLDEEPTKDDRRRLTAEASELSGIENCPRMLHYVFEGYAPIGNKDAGNFTENAKATTLEECVRDCCLKGASCHTAFMFNHTCYHVKCISNDLCLPAKKETSSALRMVLVNPLEDGLAGEASSWWEVLKKVQEKRLLASGGPAAVAAAPAVRLPEDTDGEDNLFGKLAEMYNLANGGVARARGDEKYGLPAVEDMYRGPYKSLDYGAPGAGFEKYASNYIRDQYDEEAEESKYYTETKALGSMRPCDVAREDSCLRNEVCVRVVPNLRHGICTCPEGFERNEKEVCLSKDQLAEQQHQQQIVPQMLSAQKLTMGNGDTDGELPPSPVRSSTTKELTVSVASKDVRLPTNEATLSAYVIPDEKTSGDRYNYLWTLVSQPKGDSNSTIADQTKSIAKLSGLAEGLYQFKVTVSGQNGSYGEAFMNITVLPEQKINKPPHAVITPANQPVRLPNHEAILDGSASSDDAKIVRWQWVLAQGPLGYQPELPEVSTLQLKDLTIAGNYTFNLTVVDEQGLSNSTTAIIQVLKEIDYPPEANAGKNEILYLPNNNVTLNGSLSKDDNGIVAWEWTKVSTNQSKAVDMQNTRTPFLQLSNLEEGVYAFELKVTDAKNQSSTSMVHVFVKPPTNRPPVAKAGTNGTTIYLPQTWAVLNGSESSDDIKIVAYSWQQISGPNTALIESANASIANATAMTIGDYVFELTVSDEANNNASDRVRITVVQEKNTPPVANAGGDQTVTLPTNVLVLNGSQSRDDLGIVRYSWTREPSSLALGTIIDGSDSKPALMLTNIVTGRYVFKLTVYDGQGLSASDTVSIIVRPDPLLMSLVEVTITTEATVLTAAELDSIEQKLTLLIGDNMAKLHVRELKVEPRTGQVVIVFYVEKQYGLEDKDKPQLMPALEVERILKEKFWRDYTILGTSVVGIRTTVCQNDCSGHGVCNAETRECICQSFWMPDIFYFWGIAEANCDWSILYVIVGVLIVFFVLSGICWGITCLCRRSAKPRTRPKPQKYSLLQTHDEELPSFNRAGTTISDSETDSDVLFESRSRQNGLLPGRSGNGGLPNGELRNGAGGHPKYGVTRLGRRIKA, encoded by the exons ATGCACCGcatgcggtggtggtgctggtgcaggGAATTAAGGAGAGCAACAGATTTATCGTCGAAACAGGTAGCCATTATGGGTGGCGGCGGTGGGTGGTCGATTCGCGACTGGCTTTGCTGTGCGGTGTGTCTGCTGACGGTCGTGTCCATTCCACGGGCCGACTGTGGCCTTGACGAGGAACCGACGAAGGACGACCGACGGCGGTTAACGGCGGAAGCGTCCGAGCTGTCCGGCATCGAGAACTGTCCCCGCATGCTGCACTACGTGTTCGAAGGCTATGCACCAATCG GCAACAAAGATGCCGGCAACTTTACGGAAAACGCAAAGGCAACTACGCTGGAGGAGTGTGTGCGCGACTGCTGCCTGAAGGGGGCGAGCTGCCACACCGCGTTCATGTTCAACCACACGTGCTACCACGTGAAGTGCATCAGCAACGATTTGTGCCTTCCGGCGAAGAAGGAAACGTCCTCCGCGCTGCGCATGGTGCTGGTGAACCCGCTCGAGGACGGGCTGGCGGGCGAAGCGAGCAGCTGGTGGGAGGTGCTGAAGAAGGTGCAGGAAAAGCGGCTGCTAGCGAGTGGCGGGCCGGCCGCGGTTGCCGCGGCACCGGCCGTACGGCTGCCGGAAGACACGGACGGGGAGGACAATCTGTTCGGCAAGCTGGCGGAAATGTACAACCTGGCGAACGGCGGTGTCGCTAGGGCGCGCGGTGACGAGAAGTACGGACTGCCCGCGGTGGAGGACATGTACCGCGGGCCGTACAAATCGCTCGACTACGGTGCGCCGGGGGCCGGGTTTGAGAAGTACGCCAGCAACTACATCCGCGACCAGTACGACGAGGAGGCGGAGGAGAGCAAGTACTACACCGAGACGAAGGCGCTCGGTTCGATGCGCCCGTGCGATGTGGCGCGCGAAGATTCCTGCCTGCGGAACGAGGTGTGCGTGCGGGTGGTGCCGAACCTGCGGCACGGTATCTGTACCTGCCCGGAAGGGTTCGAGCGCAACGAGAAGGAGGTGTGCCTGTCGAAGGACCAGCTggcggagcagcagcaccagcagcaaattGTTCCCCAGATGCTATCCGCACAGAAGCTAACGATGGGCAATGGCGATACGGATGGCGAGCTGCCGCCGTCACCGGTGCGTTCGAGCACGACGAAAGAGCTGACCGTTTCCGTCGCCTCGAAGGACGTGCGGCTGCCGACGAACGAGGCAACGCTGTCGGCGTACGTCATACCGGACGAGAAGACGAGCGGGGACAGGTACAACTACCTGTGGACGCTGGTGTCGCAACCGAAGGGGGACAGCAACAGCACGATAGCGGACCAGACGAAATCGATCGCCAAGCTGTCCGGGCTGGCGGAGGGGCTGTACCAGTTCAAGGTGACAGTGAGCGGCCAGAACGGCTCGTACGGCGAAGCGTTCATGAACATTACCGTGCTGCCGGAGCAGAAGATTAACAAACCACCGCACGCGGTCATCACGCCCGCCAATCAGCCCGTCCGGCTGCCCAACCACGAGGCGATCCTGGACGGCAGTGCGTCCAGCGACGACGCCAAGATCGTGCGCTGGCAGTGGGTGCTGGCACAGGGCCCGCTCGGCTATCAGCCCGAGCTGCCCGAGGTGAGCACGCTCCAGCTGAAGGATCTTACCATTGCCGGCAACTACACGTTCAACCTGACGGTGGTGGACGAGCAGGGGCTGAGCAACAGCACCACGGCCATCATCCAGGTGCTGAAGGAGATCGACTACCCGCCGGAAGCGAACGCGGGCAAGAACGAGATCCTCTACCTGCCGAACAACAACGTCACGCTGAACGGGTCGCTGAGCAAGGACGATAATGGGATCGTGGCGTGGGAGTGGACCAAGGTTAGCACGAACCAGTCGAAAGCGGTCGATATGCAAAACACGCGGACACCGTTTCTGCAGCTCTCCAACCTCGAGGAGGGTGTGTACGCGTTCGAGCTGAAGGTGACGGATGCGAAGAACCAAAGCTCCACCTCGATGGTGCACGTGTTTGTGAAGCCGCCCACCAACCGACCGCCGGTGGCGAAGGCGGGCACGAACGGAACGACGATCTATCTACCCCAAACCTGGGCAGTGCTGAATGGGAGCGAGTCGAGTGATGATATTAAAATTGTCGCCTATAGTTGGCAACAGATTTCCGGCCCCAACACGGCGCTGATTGAGAGTGCAAACGCGTCG ATAGCGAATGCCACCGCGATGACGATAGGGGACTACGTGTTTGAGCTGACCGTGTCGGACGAGGCGAACAACAATGCGAGCGATCGGGTGCGCATTACCGTGGTGCAGGAGAAGAACACACCCCCGGTGGCGAATGCTGGGGGCGATCAAACGGTTACACTGCCCACCAATGTGCTGGTGCTGAACGGAAGCCAGTCGCGCGATGATCTGGGCATTGTGCGGTACAGTTGGACGCGCGAACCGAGCAGTTTGGCACTGGGGACCATCATCGATGGCAGTGATAGCAAGCCGGCTTTGATG CTAACAAACATCGTTACCGGGCGATACGTGTTTAAGCTGACTGTGTACGACGGGCAAGGACTGTCCGCCTCCGACACCGTGAGCATCATCGTTCGGCCCGATCCGCTGCTGATGAGCTTGGTAGAGGTAACGATTACAACCGAAGCGACCGTGCTGACGGCGGCCGAGCTTGATTCGATCGAGCAAAAGCTAACCCTGCTGATCGGTGACAATATGGCGAAATTGCACGTGCGAGAGCTTAAGGTGGAGCCCCGAACGGGACAGGTGGTGATTGTGTTTTACGTGGAGAAACAATACGGCCTTGAG GATAAAGACAAACCGCAGCTAATGCCGGCGCTCGAGGTGGAGCGAATATTGAAGGAAAAGTTTTGGCGCGATTACACCATACTGGGCACGTCGGTGGTCGGTATACGGACCACCGTCTGCCAGAACGATTGCTCCGGTCACGGTGTGTGCAATGCGGAGACGCGAGAATGCATCTGCCAAAGCTTCTGGATGCCGGACATTTTCTACTTCTGGGGTATTGCCGAGGCCAACTGTG ATTGGTCCATACTTTACGTGATTGTTGGTGTGctgattgtgttttttgtcctgTCCGGCATCTGCTGGGGTATTACGTGCCTTTGCCGACGGTCGGCCAAACCGCGCACGCGACCAAAGCCCCAAAAGTATTCACTTTTGCAAACGCACGACGAGGAATTGCCTTCAT TTAATCGCGCGGGAACCACCATTTCCGACAGCGAAACCGACTCGGACGTGCTGTTCGAGAGCCGCTCGCGACAGAACGGACTCTTGCCGGGACGGTCCGGCAACGGTGGGCTACCGAACGGCGAGCTACGAAACGGAGCCGGCGGTCACCCGAAGTACGGTGTAACGCGTCTAGGACGACGCATCAAAGCTTAA